DNA sequence from the Anas acuta chromosome 21, bAnaAcu1.1, whole genome shotgun sequence genome:
TGGAGTGCCCCGAGTATCTGCGATGACGAACACCAGCATGAGACAGGAGACACAGAAATACCGGAGTCATGAGCTGCAGCCTACCCGGAGAACAACCAGGGAAGTTCTCACAGTAGGAATGGAAACTGGgctgtgactttttttgttttaaaaacccACCTGTAAGACGTGTTACATGATACATATCAATGGAACAAAGCAAGCCAAGAGCACACAGCAGCCAAAATCTGGTTGCTACTCGTGTCTGTGAGgatctttccttccttcttgctcGGAGAGGAGGGACAGTGACTGATGCCTGAGCTCACGTTGATACTGCCAAGATGTAGTGACAGTGAGGCAAAATAAAGATACACCGAAATCTTGTAACATGTCCAAGGACGAGGAGGCTGTTCCAGAAGACGGAGTGCGAAGGTGGAGAGGGGGGTGTGAGAAGTTGCTCCAGCCCAGGTGATTCACGAGTCCAGTGCAGGATCACCGGCAGCAGCCGTCTCACTGATGCTTTTCCATCTCAATTGTTTGTTCAGGTttcagttgttgttgtttttttttttttttcatgattttttcttACTGGCCAGATGTTTTGCAGAACACAGACGAGGAAGGAGGTGTATGCCATCAAGTGACAATCGCTGGGTCTCCTTCCAAATTGCTCCAACATTATTTCACCTCCCCAGTCATCAAGGCTCAGAGGCAGAAAGTGAGAGTGAGAAATGGAGTCCGTCTTTCCGATGGCAGGCTGTCACGCTTCGATGATATTCACTGAGGGCTTGTTTTTTGGAAACTGGGAGAGAAGAGACAGATGAAGAAAGGACGTATTAGGAGTAACACGTGAGGAAAAAACCATCAGAGATCTCTGCAGTGTGCTGGcgaattttgtttctgtaaaagtcCTTATTCCCATCCCCTGAGGGTAAGGAAAAAGGGCAAGCAGTGAGCATGAATTAGTGACTGTTTCAAATAATAAGTAAATGCAAAGTGGTGGGGATGTGCCAGAACACAAGTTGTgaacagaaacacaggaaaGTCAAATTTAATGGAATAAGTTGGTATAAATTATAGGCTTGAGTCTCCTTACACTATAAATACAGCATGCCTTTAACATCACATGTATTACCAGCCATGCTCCCGCTGATCAATTTTTCAGTTAATTGCGAGGCTAATGTCCCCTTTACCGCTTGCCACCTAACTGCTGCTCTGGGGGTAAGGAACCAAGCAGCTCAGGGACTGCAGCATTGCtcagcacatttttttcctggagatgctcagatatttcaaaaatatggaCTGAAATCCAGTTTACTGATGCACGAGGGCTGACCCAGAGGTGGGAGTGAAACGCTGGCCTCCTGACACACCTGAGGTGCTCAGATGCTGAAGGAGCCACGGTGCTGGCATGCGTGGAGGTGAAGCAGTGCTTCCCTTCTGCATCcctgctggaggaaggaggctggagcagggatgtttagcagcagctgctttttggggGTAATTTAGCTGAGTCCCAGCTGGAAGTTGATTGCCTgccgtgccccccaccccgtgTGCCAGCCTCACCTTGCTGCGGAGGAGCCCACCGCCCTGGTGCTCGGGAGTGCTGTTCTCCGAGGCGCTCTTGACTTTCTCCTTGCTGTTATTTGGCTCGTTGTCTTTGATGATATCGTACTGTCTGCAAAACAGGGCGATCACCCCTAACAGGAAAAAGCATTAGTGATCACACAAATGAGCTCAGCCCCTGGAGCCTGCAGAGATCAGAAATCCCTTGCTTGCCAGCCAGCTTTGTGCCTCCTGGTAGAGATCTCGGCAGCATTCACAGTTGTTCCTAAGGCTCATTTTCTAACACAGCTAGTTGGCCCTCTGGCTGTTTCCTTCTCAGTGCCAATTCCATGCTAAACTAGTTAGATGGAAGGACAGAAGATTAATTATATTCCAATTTCCCTGCCATTAAATGGGACAAGTGCTTTAAGCCCTACATTTGGATAGCGATTAACACCGACTGTGTGGTTAAATGGTATCTTTGCTTTGCAAACGCAGGAGCTCCTGGAATTTCTGGTGAGTGGAAATGTGCCTCATGATCTTTCTCCTCTGAGGTGAAgagaaggagctggagctggcaggagagGCAGGTACCGTACCCGCCTGCTGGCGATGTAAGCCAGGGTCTCCTGAGCAGCAGGACAACATCTGCAAATATGCAACGGTGACGGCAGCAAAAGCTGCCGCTGGAAATTTCCTCccacacacacaagcacacaaaaagaaaagcaggggCAGCAATGACAAATAATAAGATTGAGAATGTCTTTCTCGGAAGCTTTTACATGACTTTTTGACCAAATGACTTCTCTGCCTGGAAATTCCAAACACGGGGGTAAAGGAGACCTGAGCAGATGCTGCTTCTTCgcaactggaaaatattttagctcCCGTAACAGCAGAACATATGTAGAGCTTTTGCCAGATATCACAAAACCGCTTCCTAAAGCGAGGTGGTGTTATGGCAGCTGCCCCCAGGTGTTACTGATGAACACAGAGGTCCAAATTCTTCCTGCATATGTGAACAAATGGCCGATCCTGGGAGAACAGGCTAACATCTGGCATAGTCACACCTTCTGTGCCTCCTGATGGTaaaactgaggcacggagaaatgcagccagcacaggagcACGAGGCTCTTCTCTGAGTTGAGAGCCCGGGGCACAAACTAATTCGGGCTTGCATTTGCTAAACCATTGTCATGTGTTCAGGTTGTGGCCAGGGTAAGAGCTGCAAAGAGTTGTTTACGTATTGAGATTTGGTAAAGAGCCCACAGGATGAAGAAGAGCTCTTTCCCACACCCACTTTCCTTCATAAATGTAAGTCATCTGACTAGAGGGGAAATTGTGGCATTAGCAAGTTCTTCATTCAGATGCTGATCGGAGTTTTAGATTAGGCTATGGCAGGAGATGAATCCGTTGTTCAGTCACTTCGTGTAATTATTCATGATTGTTTTTACTGTCAGGGCATTTAAATTGGAATGTGCAAAGATAAAGCTTGATTTAAATGCTGGAAAGACCATGGGCTACAGATTTTTGTTAACCTTAATTTGGGTTTTCATTTGGTTATCGTCGTTAGCAATAATTGCTTTACAATGCATGGTAACCTCAGGTCTTTCCAGGGCAAAAAACCTATTTTAATGGATCTGATTCTGTGTCACCTGGATTCACTTGAAAGAAACCTCGCAGAACTGTATTAGAGGACAGCTAATCCCTCCATCCCCGTTTTGGCAGCTCTCAGGTCAGTGACTGGCTTCCTATTCACATCTCTCCATGGAGGTGctctcagctctgcagaaattAGTAGAAATGGGCCAAATCCTTTGGTGAAGTAAACCAGTGCAACCCACATGGGCTCGGGATTGCTGCCGTTTacagcagcagaggtggcagGCCACTGTCCTTAGCACAGACCTTCAGGCAGTGTGACCTAACCCCAGGGGACCTGCGAGCTGACCTCAGCCCCTCGGTGCTGCCGTGTTGGTTTCTCTTCCAGCCGAGGAGAATTCTCCGTGCGGCTCTTGGCATCTCCGTGCGTGGGAATCTGGTTGGGCTGGGACAGGGGGACTAGAGGCGGAGTGGCACAGGTTGTCTTTTATGGATCGCAGATTTACCACAGTGCCAATTTCCCTGCCCGGCAATTTTCTCGGGTCACCTGAACTGTTCCCCATGGCAGCCCGCTCTGTGACTCGCAGGGAGCAAATGTTGTTTCATTCATGCCTTGCGCTGccgcaggagcagcagctgactGGCAGCCAGGGGAGGCTGGGGCTCGAAATAGAAGACAAGCGCACAAACTTTATTTCCCATTAACTCACGCATGTAATATCCAAACTGAACAAGCCgaagagctgcctgcagccactcTGGATGTGCTAAGCTGACGGGGTGGGACTCAGGAATTTTCCTCTCCCTGTTTGCTAGCTTAAAATACAGGAGCGAGATCTGTCCTAGGCACAATTTGGTATAAGATCAATTGAAACATAGTCCCAAACTCACGTTGGAAAGAGCTCGTGCAGATTTTCCCTCCTTTGGTTAATGTGCTTCTGCTAATGTTCCTCCTCTTCCTATTAAATActgttctttgtgttttaaCAGTGGATTTTGTGAGTATCTGGGTTTATTGGTGTTTTGATGTTTGGAGCTATTTGTTCTTTCAATGCTACCATTGTTTGAATTGTTTTTGCAGTGGGTTTTGGTGTATATATAGTGGGTGTTGAGAGCAAGTCTCTTGATGTCTGACGTGTGTTTGAACTTTGGCAGAATTCTTATGGGAATTTCTGCTTTGCATGAGAGCTGGAGCCATATAATAAGCCAGTTAATTACAGTGACCTGTGTCATTTGAAGGGCTCGAGGCATCCTGGCGGATGGCTGAGGACATTATCATCAGTGCTTTCTGGAAAAATTGCACTTACAGGATTAGCCATGCTGAATTAGACAATTGGTTCATCAAGTCCATTATCTACTTCCTGCGGCACCAGATCTGAGCACTGATTCACCTGCTTTTGGCACTGCCCAGCTCCTGATGCTGCAGAGGGAACTGAAGTGCCCTTACAGCTGAATGTGCAGTGCTCTTCATGGGAGGAAGGGTTTCTTTTCAGGTCTTACACGATTACACATGCAAACCAAGCAAGCCACAAGCCCTGGGGATATCATGTGCTTTCGACAGAGAGATTGAACTGACCTGCCCACATAAACAACACCACAACAATGATGAGAATTTCCCCTGCTCGCAGCTGTTGGTTTTTCTTCGCCATCTCCTTCATTGTCACCTCATCTGCACAAGGGGAAAGAGAGATGGTGAAACCTGGCTGTGTGGCTCGGCCGGGCTGCAGGCACCAGTTCAGCCGTGCCCTTGGCTCAAATCATCAGCACAGAGCACTCCTCCTCGCCCGCCAGCCCCGCGAGCGGTGCCTTGAGCCTGCAGGGCACCGAGCTCTGCAgccgctgccccctgcccatccctggcagcctgcaggggatggggcagggggcagaggtAGGACAGGGCCAGCGGGCAGCTCCCGTGGAGGTGCTGCCACGGGGTGAGCCCACACGGGGTCCGGCCCCGCGGTGATTTCACGCCGCTGGCTCTGGTCTCTGCCAGCGCCGTCTGTGCCTGTCACAACACCTTGCATGCTTCAGCAGCTCCTCGCCCGGCTCGGGAGCAGGGAGCCTGGCATGAGATTTTTCACCGGGGCCATGGGATTCAGAAATGAGCAGAGCCTTCTCACAGGGCGTAATGCGCCTCCTCGCCTTCGCAGCACTCAGAAGATTACAGCTCAGGCCCCCGGGGAGGGAAGCAACGCTCCGCTTAGTGCTTTCAGATGAGCAGCAATTCGGTATTTACCGACACCAAATCATTTTAGCAGGAAGAGTCAAGAGCTCACAACTGCCTAAGAACCACGGCCAAAAGCCCTGCAACAGGCCGAGTCCTCGGCTGAGTCCCCTTCATATCCCAGCCCCCTGCGGTCCCCAGCCCTCGCTGTAGCAGATTCTTCCTGCCAGAAAACCTTCCACATCTGGTTTGGCTTAAGAGGAGCAAGTGAAGGAGCCTCCAGGCAGGAAGCTGGAGACATCCATCACCCGTGGAGATATCCAAAGCCCAAGTGGACGTGACCCTGGACCACCTGCTCtagctgaccctgcttgagcagggggtggGGGTAGATGATCTCAAGAGGTTCCATCCAACCTCAGCTATTCTGCAATTTGGCAGAAACCTTTGAAGTGTAAGAAAAGTGGAGTCTGTgggtattttttcccctgctgtcCTGGAACCCAGGCACAGGGGGCTCAGCAGGTCCCTCGGAGTGCCCTGTGAGGACAGCTGGGCTGTGCCCAGTGCTGCCCAGAGGCCTGGTTCCACAGGAGAGCACGGGCTGCTCAGGAATTTCCCCTGCCATTCCCCACTTGCAAGGATGCTGGGCACACGGCTCCCAGGCTGGAAACCTTCTCACTTTGCCTGTTAAACCTCATCTGAAACAGGATGAAAGAACATCCAGCTGTTGGGAGCAGCGGCTGCTCACCtttctgcagtattttgcaGCCTCAGCACCTCCTTGTCTGCTGGGTACCCTCGGGGCATCCCTCTTGTCTCAGCCCCACGTGTGTTGAACCCAGCTGTCCTCACTGCCCAGCACGCTGCTGgcctccctgcagagccctgcgCTGCCTGGGCTTCCCAGGGACCACACAGGAACTCACCCAcacttgcctttatttttagagGCTAGTTTCTCAGCTTCCCTGGGGGTCTTGAAGAGGACTGGCTCACTGGCAGGGCTCTGGCCTTGGATGCTGATGGACTGGACATGCACAATGTACTCAGTGTCCTCCTCTAGGTCCCAGAGGGCACAGGAGCGGGTGGTGGTGTTCACCTCCTGGATGAAGCGCAGCATCCGCACGTCCTTCTTCTGGAAGCCGAGAGAGGAGAGCACAGAGTGGCGGAGAGGCCTCCCCGTGTGTGCTGCTGGTGTCCAAGGCCACTGCTTCCTGCCCTGCCCACCACGGACGTGGAGACGGTCGGACcctttcctctctgcagctaccACAACACGGagcactgctgcagagaggaCGGGGAGGAAGCTCCCTCCCGGACCACGAGGGACAGGGCAAGGAAGAATGGGCTTAGACTGCAGCAAGAGAATTTGGAAACGGAGGGGACCTGGGGTGAAGATGAGCGTGAGCGAATCTGGGTAACCGTAGGCACTGTACCTGCTGGGAAATTGCAAATCCAATGACAACTTCATCCTCCAGAACATCCCAAGTCACAACGGCGGAGTTGGCTTTCAGGTGTTTGACCGTGACATTGACCGGAGCCGATGGGCTGTCTGCAAGGAGGGAGAGCACAGCCTGTACAGGGGCACTCGCAGCAGGACACCGAGCAAGGGCAAGGAGGGGAGTGGGAAAGGGCTGCTCGggggcagaaaaaggaaatgtaaggCATAGCCAGGGACTGAGGCATGAGAAATGGAGCTGCAAGTGACCTTCCTGTTGGTGGCTCTGGGTATGGGACCTGGAAATGGCAGATATTCCACGTCTTAATTACCAGTGAGGTCCTAGCGGTCTCTGCTGAGAGTACGAGTTACATTATACCCCTGAAACATCCGCCCCGTGGAAACAATTTGACGGCACAGCAGACTATTGATTAGCTCACTCGTCTCCCCAGCCACGCTCCGTGTTTTCTCTGGTGTGTCCTATTACAGCCTGACAGTGACAGCTGGGAGGAAATGCAAAATCTGTCTTAGAAGTATGAAAGCTGGATGCTTTGATGAGCACTCTGGGGGTTTGAAAGTCAGTGGTAGTAAACGGGAGtgattcttctgctttttcctgttAGTCTGACGGAATTTTTTTAtacacattttgtgtttttatacGTAGCTGCTGGATGCTCCCTCAGATGGCCAGAGGACATTCAGCAGCCGTCCACTACCAGGACAGAACATGCTGCACCAGCCACCGATGGACCAGGGGAATGTGAAAAGGCCAGGCCATGAAAGCAGTAGCCCGAGGCTCagaatttggtgttttttttgagCACAGCTGGGTTTCCAGCCGCAGGGTCAGCCTGTGCAGCTGCCAGCCCTTGTCCTGAAGCCCTTTGCTTCTCCGGGAGAAGGTTCTGCCTCGTAAGCTTGGCACCTTCCTTCCCGTGCTGTGCAGCAGTTTGTGCTCCTGGTCTCTCCTCTGGTTAAACTGAATTCCTAATCGCCAGACTGTGCCCCAAACCGAAGGTGGTAAATGCTACCCAGAGTTAAAAGTAAATGCTAACCAGATCGCAAGGACTCTGAGTACCCCCAAGAGGTCAGCAGGGTGGGAATGGGTCATTTGTTCTGACTTGCATCAAAGAATAAtccttctgttgctttttaacCACTGCACAGTGCTGcccttctggggctggggctgaggccAGCAGTAAAAGAAGGACGCACATGTGCACGTCTCCGGTAACACTTGTCGGATTTGCAGTCAGTCCCAGCCGCCCGAATGTGGCCGAAAATATTCTAGCTGCAGTGTCAGTGCCTCCAAACGACTGACTTCACTCCTGGTGAATGCTCCCCGGGGAACAGAGAAAATACCAGGAGTGCAGAACTCCTCATCTGAAGGCTGGTGCTGTTCTACACCTAGATTCCCTCTTTCCTCCCC
Encoded proteins:
- the FNDC5 gene encoding fibronectin type III domain-containing protein 5 isoform X2; amino-acid sequence: MEPFLGCTGAALLLCFSYAGLRPVEADSPSAPVNVTVKHLKANSAVVTWDVLEDEVVIGFAISQQKKDVRMLRFIQEVNTTTRSCALWDLEEDTEYIVHVQSISIQGQSPASEPVLFKTPREAEKLASKNKGVIALFCRQYDIIKDNEPNNSKEKVKSASENSTPEHQGGGLLRSKFPKNKPSVNIIEA
- the FNDC5 gene encoding fibronectin type III domain-containing protein 5 isoform X1, translating into MEPFLGCTGAALLLCFSYAGLRPVEADSPSAPVNVTVKHLKANSAVVTWDVLEDEVVIGFAISQQKKDVRMLRFIQEVNTTTRSCALWDLEEDTEYIVHVQSISIQGQSPASEPVLFKTPREAEKLASKNKDEVTMKEMAKKNQQLRAGEILIIVVVLFMWAGVIALFCRQYDIIKDNEPNNSKEKVKSASENSTPEHQGGGLLRSKFPKNKPSVNIIEA